In Chelonoidis abingdonii isolate Lonesome George chromosome 15, CheloAbing_2.0, whole genome shotgun sequence, the following are encoded in one genomic region:
- the NKX6-2 gene encoding homeobox protein Nkx-6.2, which translates to MLAVGQMDTNRQSAFVLSSTPLAALHNMAEMKTSLFPYTLQNPSSFKAPAVGGLNTQIPLGTPHGISDILGRPVGTTTNLLTGLPRINGLATSAGMYFNPAAVSRYPKPLAELPGRPPIFWPGVMQGSPWRDPRIACPAQTGMVLDKDGKKKHSRPTFSGQQIFALEKTFEQTKYLAGPERARLAYSLGMTESQVKVWFQNRRTKWRKRHAAEMASAKKKHDSETEKLKESSDNEDDDEYNKPLDPNSDDEKITRLLKKHKSTNLPLISPCSNNSDTL; encoded by the exons ATGTTAGCTGTGGGGCAGATGGATACTAATCGCCAGAGTGCATTTGTTCTGAGCAGTACACCGCTGGCTGCTCTGCATAACATGGCTGAAATGAAGACGTCTCTATTCCCCTACACCCTGCAGAATCCCTCCAGCTTCAAAGCACCAGCCGTGGGCGGACTGAACACACAGATCCCCTTAGGGACTCCGCACGGAATAAGCGACATCCTGGGAAGACCTGTTGGAACCACCACCAATCTCCTCACCGGGCTGCCCCGGATTAATGGACTGGCTACTTCAGCAGGGATGTATTTTAACCCTGCAGCTGTGTCCAGGTACCCAAAGCccttggcagagctgcctggGCGACCTCCTATTTTCTGGCCGGGAGTTATGCAGGGATCTCCCTGGAGAGATCCGAGAATCGCCTGTCCTG CCCAGACTGGAATGGTTCTGGACAAAGATGGAAAGAAGAAACACTCAAGACCAACTTTCTCAGGGCAGCAGATTTTTGCTTTGGAGAAAACGTTTGAACAAACTAAATATTTGGCAGGACCTGAGAGAGCTCGTCTGGCCTATTCGTTAGGAATGACAGAAAGTCAAGTTAAG GTGTGGTTCCAGAACAGAAGGACGAAATGGAGAAAGAGGCACGCAGCAGAAATGGCCTCAGCTAAGAAAAAACACGATTCAGAGACGGAGAAGCTGAAGGAGAGCTCAGATAATGAGGACGATGATGAATATAACAAACCTCTGGACCCCAACTCAGACGATGAAAAAATCACGAGGTTATTGAAAAAGCACAAATCCACAAATTTACCCCTCATCAGCCCCTGCAGTAACAACTCGGATACTTTGTGA